The Plasmodium berghei ANKA genome assembly, chromosome: 8 genome has a segment encoding these proteins:
- a CDS encoding tRNA (adenine(58)-N(1))-methyltransferase non-catalytic subunit TRM6, putative: MKIKKHDFVLIDDELKCRLHKVADMKIRIKKNYINLLFLVNKKYGSTFSFINNKWVRIKKQKHKLEIDYDEDIIGTNKDIYHNNNSQKLTEQNIAEIKEMNYENPYEIVQKLVDNSTTYNEKTVISQFKYIQKKLKRHLCQFTVYECNIFNLANFYYKYFPEKISYIRVDYLANLLFHLNRSILIKDENNHMLVHNNNGNSKNNDNYMNTALCKNAGTSIEAEAGVEVKAETDIGIIPFDKHNIIIYDDSHGLLTSVINIIYDYNVNILSLVYKNTCGSIIPSFGIKKNTSIVKVKILDIPNETRSNNNIYFDENLNIVFPNVIEGNEPMNQPDKDVTINKFYCVETDIVEPKEKAHELIITTLSSELKKEDKDAHKNVDNNKHQEKIQVRDDAIKNNIMENSQKRKVEQTYNNDISINETVKKIHYNTNDHIKKKIIDNEIKEKNNTWIEINKMKKNIIDDINMRKAESFVIIISSEFIYNTNTDINLLAKTLISISLKYLNNDNKIIIHTDDLNISNLFMQLLINSKSYINIKLNEFILREHQVIKRRTHPTIKNAKLGDGFLLTALKVESW, encoded by the coding sequence atgaagataaaaaaacatgatTTTGTTTTGATTGACGATGAACTAAAATGTAGGTTGCATAAAGTTGCGGATATgaaaataagaataaaaaaaaattatataaatttattatttcttgtaaataaaaaatatggatcaacattttcttttataaataataaatgggtaagaataaaaaaacaaaaacacAAACTTGAGATAGATTATGATGAAGACATTATAGGAacaaataaagatatatatcataataataattcccAAAAATTAACAGAACAAAATATTGcagaaataaaagaaatgaaCTATGAAAATCCATATGAAATCGTCCAAAAACTTGTAGATAATTCAACCacatataatgaaaaaacagTAATATCACagtttaaatatatacaaaaaaaattaaaaagacATTTATGCCAATTTACAGTATATgaatgtaatatatttaatctagccaatttttattataaatattttcctGAAAAAATTTCATATATCCGTGTTGATTATTTGGCAAACTTGCTTTTTCATTTGAATCGAAGTATTCTTATAAAGGACGAGAATAATCATATGCTtgttcataataataatggaaatagtaaaaataatgataactATATGAATACAGCTTTATGTAAAAACGCTGGAACTAGCATAGAAGCAGAAGCAGGAGTAGAAGTAAAAGCAGAAACTGATATTGGTATTATTCCATTTGataaacataatataataatttatgatGATTCGCATGGTTTGTTAACTAgtgttataaatattatttatgactataatgtaaatatattatcactagtatataaaaatacatgtGGATCTATTATACCTAGTTTTggaatcaaaaaaaatacaagtATTGTAAAAGTGAAAATATTAGATATTCCAAATGAAACGAgatcaaataataatatttattttgatgaaaatttaaatattgttttcCCAAATGTGATAGAAGGAAATGAACCCATGAATCAACCAGACAAAGATGTTacaataaacaaattttattgtGTAGAAACAGATATTGTTGAACCTAAAGAAAAGGCACATGAACTTATTATAACAACATTAAGTAGCGAACTGAAGAAGGAAGATAAGGATGCTCATAAAAATGTTGACAATAATAAACATcaagaaaaaatacaagTCAGAGATGAtgcaattaaaaataatataatggaaaattcacaaaaaagaaaagtagaacaaacatataataatgacaTCAGTATAAATGAAAcagtgaaaaaaatacattataatactaatgatcatataaaaaaaaaaataattgacaacgaaataaaggaaaaaaataatacatggatagaaataaataaaatgaaaaaaaatattatagatgatataaatatgagaAAAGCTGAATCTtttgttataattatatcaagtgaatttatttataatacaaatacagatataaatttattagcaaaaacattaatatccatttctttaaaatatttaaataatgataataaaataattatacataCAGATGAtctaaatatatcaaactTATTTATgcaattattaataaattccaaatcatatataaatattaaattaaatgaatttattttaagaGAGCATCAAGTTATTAAAAGACGAACTCACCcaactataaaaaatgccAAGTTAGGCGATGGTTTTTTGCTAACTGCTTTGAAAGTGGAAAGTTggtaa
- a CDS encoding 26S proteasome regulatory subunit RPN8, putative, protein MENDIFEKNINVLERIYLSKHVVVHPIVLLSVVDHYNRIASNTKKRVLGTILGEKIDGVVHITNSYALPFDEDIKDINIFFIDDNYNENLFNMIRKINTREKILGWYTTGSNIKPNDIFINEIFYKYHHAPIFLLVNVHTNQTIFPVNAYVAIEKAISNNKFRKTFIHIPVRIGAFEAEDVGVEFLLKELKSVSTSTLATKVGDKLSSLKTLISKLYEISEYLNDILQGNIEMNIKILYNLQNVFSLLPDTDNPELVEAFMVKNNDIMLNIFIGSITRSVIALHNLINNKIENKINTEKKQLLEDQNIKEKEKEKTKEK, encoded by the exons atggaaaatgatatatttgagaaaaatataaatgtgcTTGAAAGGATATATTTAAGCAAACATGTCGTAGTACATCCTATAGTATTATTATCAGTAGTAGACCATTACAATCGTATTGCAagtaatacaaaaaaaagagtTTTAGGTACAATTTTAGGAGAAAAAATTGATGGTGTTGTGCATATAACAAATAGCTATGCATTACCATTTGATGAAGATattaaagatataaatatattttttatagatgataattataatgaaaatttgtttaatatgataagaaaaattaatacaCGTGAAAAAATTCTTGGATGGTATACTACTGGATCTAATATAAAACCCAacgatatatttattaacgaaatattttataaatatcatCATGCtcctatatttttacttgTCAATGTGCACACAAATCAAACTATTTTCCCAGTAAATGCGTATGTAGCTATAGAAAAGGCTATTTcgaataataaatttagaaagacatttattcatataccAGTTAGAATAG GTGCATTTGAAGCAGAAGATGTTGGTGTTGAATTTTTGCTAAAGGAATTAAAAAGCGTATCAACCTCAACCCTAGCAACAAAAGTTGGTGATAAATTATCGTCACTAAAAACATTAATAtctaaattatatgaaatttctgaatatttaaatgatatattacaAGGGAATATagaaatgaatataaaaatattatacaatttACAAAATGTTTTTAGTTTATTACCTGACACTGATAATCCAGAACTTGTCGAAGCCTTTATGGTTAAGAACAATGATATTATgttaaacatatttataggTAGCATTACACGATCTGTTATAGCTCTTCACAAtcttattaataataaaatagaaaataaaataaatacagaaaaaaaacaactTTTAGAGgatcaaaatattaaagaaaaagaaaaagaaaaaaccaaggaaaaataa